In one Leptospiraceae bacterium genomic region, the following are encoded:
- a CDS encoding PAS domain-containing protein, translated as MHKEEYKFPEYIIGIGASAGGLESLQEFLSNFSDTIGSFAIIIAQHLSPSYKSMLVQLLSKTTGLKVIEASSGMIIEEGSVYITPPNNDITISGKQIILSRPINNSGPKPSIDSFFISLATQMQEKAIGIILSGTGSDGARGIKEIRSHAGFTIVQDPSSAKYNGMPIAAIDTGEISIICRPLEMGDKIKDILKNPNFYITTSKKASNKDIELNQILELLSNQTGANFSNYKNNSITRRLTKRINALHFTSQKQYLDYVKEHPEELNALFDILLIGVTKFFRDIDSFQDLRIHLRDLINNKKKGDSIRIWITGCASGEEAYTIAIILNEILNSSIPDYSIQIFATDINETSINFARKGIYGEHSLENVPKEFLSKYFIRLDESHYEVIKSLKQLILFSKHDLITNPPFLKLDLLSCRNLLIYFNANLQNAIIPIFQYSLNTGGILFLGKSESIGTYHDLFTPINEKHKIYTRRLSNRSLPTQFPLFHYKPFKEKSKSKFSENRETSLQDIIRDSVYNSYDSPFVIINDNMDIIEIRGDLRPYLRLSEGSLNSNILKLINNDFQIELRSGITKCIKTKQKIKTPILKISFYNLTFFLRIIIKPLFNITQKEELYMLIFETFEEYELTFHNKIETINTDNAKIKELEDELSAAKEYMQSFIEELESSNEELQSLNEEFQSTNEELQSANEELETTNEELQSTNEEMQIAYSELKAANNALEQKEVQFLSTQNKLQTLLNNTLQAFLLIGLDYKILIYNQAAKQLFYRISARSIDTADLIINYIPPENVKDFYNNFNRVKAGETLNGYVSFQNEENEIFWYQYNLSPIKNDAEKIEMISYSLLDISNSKKNEFELEELRELLNLIYENTDTGIAIINSSNILTNVNTGFCKLFAYNRKDILGKNISSILSFFASIDKPDTQNLTSIESKAIKKDGTPFEITIKINQYRRNDGEIFKIIYITDISENKKYKNLLLDTQEAVNVGGWELDLITNHISWTKEVYKIHELEDSFELNKYNFYNFFEPESLHKLMRALSRAIDTGEPFTLELKFITAKKNKRWVRITGKPIQENKKTIKIFFTIQDISEELTVKDEINKLSLVASKTSNAVIITNKKREIQWVNGGFEKLTGYSYEEVKGENPRFLQGHETDPNAIKNIRDNLSLGRTFSEELLNYKKDGSIYWVKIDFTPIHNTLGELTHYIAIERDITREKEDAEKIRSALHEREILLSEIHHRVKNNMAIISGLIELQASYCKDNLLKRTFQESINRIKSIALVHESLYKSGNWAKIQFKEYIEELINNLKRSCNGNKVSIHISSEAMVLDMRYAIPCGLIINELITNSLQHAFRDKDEGNILVSFRNIENTFELRVKDNGSGYNQKEVDRKTSTLGIVLIESLVQQLDGEYKVNSSSGTDSCIYFKIEDEL; from the coding sequence ATGCATAAAGAAGAGTATAAATTTCCAGAATATATTATTGGAATCGGAGCTTCTGCAGGTGGATTGGAATCACTACAGGAGTTTTTAAGTAACTTTTCTGATACAATTGGAAGCTTTGCCATCATTATTGCACAACACCTGAGTCCGAGTTATAAGAGCATGTTAGTACAACTGCTCAGCAAAACTACCGGTCTAAAAGTTATAGAAGCCTCCTCGGGAATGATAATCGAGGAAGGAAGTGTTTATATTACACCTCCCAATAATGATATTACCATTTCCGGAAAGCAAATTATTCTTTCACGGCCTATAAATAATTCCGGTCCCAAGCCTTCTATAGACTCCTTTTTCATCTCACTGGCCACACAGATGCAGGAAAAGGCTATCGGGATTATTCTTTCCGGTACCGGCTCTGACGGTGCGAGGGGGATTAAAGAAATTCGCTCTCATGCTGGTTTTACTATTGTTCAGGATCCCTCTTCCGCAAAATACAATGGTATGCCCATTGCAGCTATTGACACGGGTGAAATCAGTATTATCTGTAGACCTCTGGAAATGGGAGATAAAATAAAAGACATCCTGAAAAATCCGAATTTCTACATTACCACTTCCAAAAAAGCATCCAATAAAGATATAGAACTAAATCAAATTTTAGAACTACTCTCCAATCAAACAGGTGCAAACTTCTCGAATTATAAAAATAACTCTATCACTCGCAGATTAACAAAAAGAATCAATGCTTTACACTTTACAAGTCAAAAACAATATTTAGATTATGTAAAAGAGCATCCGGAGGAACTCAATGCTCTTTTTGATATTCTTTTAATAGGTGTAACCAAATTTTTTAGAGATATCGACTCTTTTCAGGATTTACGAATACATCTGAGGGATCTCATAAACAACAAAAAAAAAGGAGACTCTATCAGGATTTGGATCACAGGCTGTGCTTCGGGAGAGGAAGCCTATACTATCGCAATTATACTAAATGAAATATTAAACTCATCGATCCCGGACTATTCCATACAAATTTTTGCTACAGACATAAATGAAACTTCAATTAACTTCGCCAGAAAAGGAATTTACGGGGAACATAGTCTGGAAAATGTTCCAAAAGAATTTCTTAGTAAATACTTTATCAGGTTAGATGAATCTCATTATGAAGTTATAAAATCTCTCAAACAACTAATCCTATTTTCCAAACATGATCTTATTACAAACCCTCCATTTTTAAAATTAGACCTCTTAAGCTGTCGGAATTTACTAATCTATTTTAATGCTAATTTACAAAATGCAATTATTCCAATATTCCAATATTCCTTAAATACGGGCGGAATTTTATTTTTAGGAAAATCGGAGTCTATAGGCACTTACCATGACCTTTTTACCCCGATAAACGAAAAGCATAAAATATATACTCGAAGACTTTCCAATCGCTCTTTACCCACCCAATTTCCACTCTTTCATTACAAACCTTTTAAAGAAAAAAGCAAAAGTAAATTTTCCGAAAATAGAGAAACTTCCCTACAGGATATCATTAGAGATTCTGTATATAATTCCTATGACAGCCCTTTTGTTATCATAAATGACAATATGGATATAATTGAAATACGGGGAGATCTCAGACCCTACCTGCGACTATCGGAAGGTTCCCTCAACAGTAATATACTGAAATTAATTAATAATGATTTTCAAATAGAATTACGTTCAGGCATAACTAAATGTATAAAAACAAAACAGAAAATAAAAACTCCCATATTAAAAATTTCTTTCTATAATCTAACATTCTTCCTGAGAATCATAATAAAACCCTTATTTAACATAACTCAAAAAGAAGAATTATATATGCTGATCTTTGAAACATTCGAAGAATACGAGCTTACTTTTCATAATAAAATAGAAACAATAAATACCGACAATGCAAAGATAAAAGAACTCGAAGATGAACTCTCGGCTGCCAAAGAGTACATGCAGTCTTTTATAGAAGAATTAGAATCAAGTAATGAAGAACTTCAATCCCTAAATGAAGAATTTCAATCTACCAATGAAGAACTTCAATCTGCTAATGAAGAATTAGAAACTACAAACGAAGAACTCCAATCTACCAATGAAGAAATGCAAATTGCCTATTCGGAATTGAAAGCAGCGAATAATGCCCTGGAACAAAAAGAAGTCCAATTTCTTTCAACTCAAAATAAACTCCAGACTCTTCTGAATAATACACTTCAAGCTTTTTTACTGATTGGATTGGATTATAAAATACTTATATACAATCAGGCAGCCAAACAACTATTTTATAGAATAAGTGCTCGTTCTATCGATACTGCAGATCTCATCATTAATTATATTCCTCCGGAAAATGTTAAAGACTTTTATAATAATTTCAACAGGGTAAAAGCAGGTGAAACCTTAAATGGTTACGTTTCATTCCAAAATGAAGAAAATGAAATTTTCTGGTATCAATACAATCTCAGTCCCATAAAGAATGATGCTGAAAAAATTGAAATGATTTCTTATAGTCTACTTGATATTTCCAATTCTAAAAAGAATGAATTTGAACTGGAAGAACTGAGGGAACTATTAAATCTTATTTATGAAAATACAGACACCGGTATTGCTATTATCAATAGTTCAAATATTCTAACTAATGTTAATACCGGTTTTTGCAAATTATTTGCTTATAATCGAAAAGATATATTAGGAAAAAATATAAGCAGTATTTTATCTTTCTTTGCGAGTATAGATAAGCCTGATACTCAAAATCTCACATCTATAGAATCCAAAGCAATAAAAAAAGACGGAACCCCTTTTGAAATAACAATTAAAATAAATCAGTATCGAAGAAATGATGGAGAGATTTTCAAAATTATTTATATCACAGATATTAGTGAAAATAAGAAGTATAAAAACCTGTTATTAGATACTCAAGAGGCCGTTAATGTTGGTGGTTGGGAACTTGATCTAATAACCAACCATATAAGCTGGACAAAAGAAGTTTATAAAATTCATGAATTAGAAGATTCTTTTGAACTTAATAAATACAATTTTTATAATTTTTTTGAACCGGAATCTCTTCACAAACTAATGAGAGCCTTAAGTCGAGCAATAGACACGGGTGAACCCTTTACTCTCGAATTAAAATTCATTACAGCTAAAAAGAATAAACGCTGGGTACGGATTACCGGAAAACCAATACAGGAAAATAAGAAAACGATAAAGATATTTTTTACAATACAAGACATCAGCGAAGAACTTACAGTAAAAGATGAAATAAACAAATTATCCCTGGTGGCCAGCAAAACAAGTAACGCAGTTATTATTACTAATAAAAAAAGAGAAATTCAATGGGTAAATGGAGGATTTGAAAAACTTACAGGCTATTCCTATGAAGAAGTCAAAGGGGAAAATCCCAGATTTTTGCAGGGGCATGAAACTGATCCGAATGCAATAAAGAATATCAGGGATAATTTATCTTTGGGTAGAACTTTTTCCGAAGAACTGTTAAATTATAAGAAGGATGGAAGTATCTATTGGGTAAAAATTGATTTTACCCCTATCCATAACACATTGGGTGAATTAACCCATTATATAGCCATAGAAAGAGATATTACTCGAGAGAAAGAAGATGCAGAAAAAATTCGTTCGGCTCTGCATGAAAGAGAAATATTACTTTCAGAAATTCATCATAGAGTAAAAAACAATATGGCCATTATTTCAGGTTTGATTGAATTGCAGGCTTCGTATTGCAAAGATAATTTATTAAAAAGAACTTTTCAAGAATCCATTAACCGTATAAAATCCATCGCCCTGGTTCATGAAAGTCTATATAAATCCGGCAACTGGGCTAAAATCCAATTTAAAGAATATATAGAGGAACTTATAAACAATTTGAAACGTTCTTGTAACGGTAATAAAGTAAGTATTCATATTTCTTCAGAAGCTATGGTCCTTGACATGAGATATGCGATACCCTGCGGACTTATTATCAATGAGCTAATTACGAATTCTCTTCAACATGCATTTCGGGATAAAGATGAAGGAAACATTCTGGTTTCTTTCAGAAATATTGAAAATACATTTGAATTAAGGGTTAAAGACAATGGAAGCGGATACAACCAAAAAGAGGTTGATAGAAAAACAAGTACACTG
- a CDS encoding lipoprotein LipL21, protein MLNKTVLGLLTLSFLFLMNCGGGNKVYELKNGRQFEGWAGPPEDPTGSPQEFFYMKYTGRASEKALKKKSGAMMETTCRDAAELNAKGDIIQKLAHETVTGASGVSDGESTGKVVVREFAAQVTGMNTMQCEPLAKAEADIPNSEWKECRCVMYVRIEGGRDSVLAKAKAKMSEN, encoded by the coding sequence ATGTTGAACAAAACAGTATTGGGATTATTAACACTTTCCTTTCTCTTTCTTATGAATTGTGGTGGTGGAAATAAGGTTTATGAACTAAAAAATGGACGTCAGTTTGAAGGTTGGGCCGGTCCACCGGAAGATCCAACCGGTTCACCTCAGGAATTTTTCTATATGAAATATACCGGTCGTGCGAGCGAAAAAGCTCTGAAAAAGAAAAGTGGAGCGATGATGGAAACTACCTGTCGTGATGCTGCTGAGCTAAACGCAAAAGGCGACATTATTCAGAAGCTGGCTCATGAAACTGTAACCGGTGCATCAGGAGTTTCTGACGGCGAGTCTACCGGAAAGGTAGTAGTTCGGGAATTTGCTGCCCAGGTTACTGGTATGAATACCATGCAATGTGAACCTCTGGCAAAAGCAGAAGCTGACATTCCGAATAGTGAATGGAAAGAATGCCGTTGTGTAATGTATGTTCGTATCGAAGGTGGACGGGACTCAGTTTTAGCAAAAGCTAAAGCAAAAATGTCTGAAAATTAA
- a CDS encoding YihA family ribosome biogenesis GTP-binding protein, producing METKSKLEIQDIVFQASYGKGNAFPDDRERVQLAFCGRSNAGKSSLINAIVNRKNLVKVSSTPGKTRTLNFFLLNEKLFLVDLPGFGYAKASHKERDDMMDVTNYYLNKCKALKVLFVLCDSARTLPEEEKDVIETCFDRGIKPVLVRTKVDKLNASERDKLRKECKIHNLDFRGLKIIRSSIKNNLGIEEIRGIIASFLPES from the coding sequence ATGGAAACGAAAAGTAAATTGGAAATTCAGGATATTGTATTTCAGGCATCTTACGGCAAGGGAAATGCTTTTCCTGACGACAGGGAAAGAGTACAACTGGCTTTTTGCGGCAGGTCAAATGCAGGTAAATCGAGTTTAATCAATGCTATCGTAAATCGAAAAAATCTGGTTAAGGTTTCTTCGACGCCCGGTAAAACAAGAACCCTTAATTTCTTTCTTTTAAATGAAAAACTTTTTCTTGTAGATCTACCCGGTTTTGGATATGCAAAAGCTTCGCATAAAGAGCGGGATGATATGATGGATGTAACGAATTATTATTTGAATAAATGTAAAGCCTTGAAAGTTTTATTTGTACTTTGCGATTCAGCCAGAACTTTACCTGAAGAAGAAAAAGATGTAATCGAGACTTGCTTTGATAGAGGCATAAAACCAGTACTGGTTCGAACCAAGGTAGACAAGCTAAATGCGTCAGAAAGAGATAAGCTAAGAAAAGAATGCAAGATTCACAACCTCGACTTTCGGGGACTTAAAATCATCAGAAGTTCCATTAAAAACAATTTAGGTATTGAAGAAATTAGGGGAATTATAGCCTCATTTCTTCCGGAATCATAA
- a CDS encoding DUF4384 domain-containing protein, which yields MKPLKNSLYLVIFLFLFLAISIPADEPLVLLKTGRENYYFKDPIKFNVFLHEKSYLYIVNLRSNGEMHLLYPNEFEENNLLEKGNYSIPSEKDDYFFYAGEPEGKEILFALVSRTPVQKLQKKLHYKNPIVKQKAGSNLSTTLLNWLTSELPYGDWDLSEVHIRVYKNRVKE from the coding sequence ATGAAACCACTTAAAAATAGTCTTTATCTAGTAATTTTCTTATTTCTCTTTTTGGCAATCAGTATTCCGGCAGATGAGCCTTTAGTACTTTTAAAAACCGGTCGGGAAAACTATTATTTCAAAGATCCTATCAAATTTAATGTCTTTTTGCATGAAAAATCTTACCTGTATATTGTAAACCTGAGAAGTAATGGTGAAATGCACTTACTTTACCCCAATGAATTTGAAGAAAATAATCTTCTCGAAAAAGGAAACTATAGTATCCCTTCAGAAAAAGATGATTATTTTTTTTATGCCGGTGAGCCGGAAGGGAAAGAGATTCTTTTTGCTCTTGTTTCCAGAACACCCGTGCAAAAACTGCAAAAAAAACTTCATTATAAAAATCCTATTGTAAAACAAAAAGCAGGTTCGAATTTAAGCACTACCCTTTTAAATTGGTTAACTTCCGAGCTTCCGTACGGAGACTGGGATCTCTCCGAAGTTCATATCCGGGTTTATAAAAATAGGGTTAAAGAGTAA
- a CDS encoding D-alanyl-D-alanine carboxypeptidase codes for MSSPVSFLVQEKEKLIVKKNSEKVFPIASITKLFTAFTALSLYSSSKVFKVPSSCVIKNSYESRAGLRKNEKFSLMALIEGLLISSGNDAACVLAKSYKTGEKGFMEEVNRFVQEKGLKKTRLLEPVGLSSHSVSSAEELQKILHELEAYPSLLTILKKKQSLIQSKKGRKIKLVSRQKLFSYRGYAIFGKTGTTRKAGECFVGFAKRNDKFYYLIFLGSKNVYKDIRKILLKISGESSDS; via the coding sequence TTGTCGAGTCCTGTATCGTTTTTAGTTCAGGAAAAAGAAAAGCTTATAGTAAAGAAAAATTCAGAAAAAGTTTTCCCAATTGCGAGTATTACAAAACTTTTTACCGCGTTTACAGCTCTTTCGCTTTATTCCTCTTCTAAAGTCTTTAAAGTTCCCTCTTCCTGTGTAATTAAGAACTCTTATGAATCCAGGGCCGGTTTAAGAAAAAACGAAAAATTTAGCCTTATGGCTCTTATAGAAGGACTTTTAATTTCTTCCGGAAATGATGCAGCCTGTGTTCTGGCCAAATCCTATAAAACCGGAGAAAAAGGATTCATGGAGGAAGTGAACCGCTTCGTTCAAGAAAAGGGTTTAAAAAAAACCAGACTTTTGGAACCCGTAGGACTCTCCTCTCATTCAGTAAGTTCTGCTGAAGAATTACAAAAGATTCTTCATGAACTGGAAGCTTATCCTTCCCTCCTTACCATTTTAAAAAAGAAACAAAGCCTGATTCAATCAAAGAAAGGCAGAAAAATTAAATTAGTGAGTCGGCAGAAGCTTTTTTCTTACAGAGGTTATGCGATATTCGGTAAAACAGGAACTACCCGTAAAGCGGGAGAATGCTTTGTTGGTTTTGCAAAAAGGAATGATAAGTTTTATTATCTTATATTCTTGGGTTCAAAAAATGTGTATAAAGATATTCGTAAGATTCTTTTAAAAATATCAGGAGAATCTTCAGACTCATGA